One stretch of Zingiber officinale cultivar Zhangliang chromosome 6B, Zo_v1.1, whole genome shotgun sequence DNA includes these proteins:
- the LOC121989672 gene encoding uncharacterized protein LOC121989672: MGGQCSKQVQHCKAVAYEKRALRDLLDSCGAAFPGSDHFPADRKSWMSALGPGELRLHQIVWPGTHDSATDSIGIPCITRPFAKCQSFSVYGQLCLGARLLDVRVQKDRRVCHGSLVSYPVDRVLDDVKRFLEETKHELVVLELRTEFGHEDPPDFDKFLVERLGDFLIPHDEAVFAKTVADVLPRRVVCVWKPRKAAPPAAGGPLWGPQCLRDHWIDTDLPMTKFENNLRRLGEQNPAAKRGYFYRVENTATPQADNPVVCVRPVTGRIRQYARLFISQAFKKGIADRLQVLSADFIDGDFVDACVGLTLARMQRKA, translated from the coding sequence ATGGGCGGCCAGTGCTCGAAGCAAGTGCAACACTGCAAGGCCGTGGCCTACGAGAAGCGAGCTCTGCGCGACCTCCTTGACTCCTGCGGAGCCGCGTTCCCCGGCTCCGACCACTTTCCGGCCGACCGGAAGTCCTGGATGTCCGCCCTCGGCCCCGGCGAGCTCCGGCTCCATCAGATCGTGTGGCCGGGGACCCACGACTCTGCCACTGACTCCATCGGTATCCCCTGCATCACCCGCCCCTTCGCCAAGTGCCAGTCCTTCTCCGTCTACGGCCAGCTCTGCCTCGGAGCACGCCTACTAGACGTCCGCGTCCAGAAAGATCGCCGGGTCTGCCACGGATCCCTCGTCTCCTACCCCGTCGACCGCGTCCTCGATGACGTCAAGCGCTTCCTCGAAGAAACAAAGCACGAGCTCGTCGTCCTCGAGCTCCGAACAGAGTTCGGCCACGAGGACCCCCCTGACTTCGACAAGTTCCTCGTCGAGCGCCTCGGCGACTTCCTCATCCCCCACGACGAGGCCGTCTTCGCCAAGACCGTCGCCGACGTGCTTCCGCGGCGCGTAGTGTGCGTGTGGAAGCCGCGGAAGGCGGCGCCGCCGGCGGCCGGAGGCCCTCTGTGGGGCCCGCAGTGTCTGCGGGACCACTGGATTGACACCGACCTTCCGATGACCAAGTTCGAGAACAACTTGCGGCGGCTAGGGGAGCAGAATCCGGCGGCGAAGAGGGGGTACTTTTACCGGGTGGAGAACACGGCGACGCCGCAGGCGGACAACCCCGTGGTCTGCGTGCGGCCGGTGACGGGGCGGATACGCCAGTACGCGAGGCTGTTCATCTCGCAGGCCTTCAAGAAGGGGATCGCCGACCGGCTGCAGGTGTTGTCCGCGGACTTCATCGACGGCGACTTCGTCGACGCGTGCGTGGGTTTGACTCTAGCGAGAATGCAGAGGAAGGCATAA